One Dehalococcoidia bacterium DNA segment encodes these proteins:
- a CDS encoding TlyA family RNA methyltransferase — MSAGATRARKERERVDRLLVARGLAPTREKAQALILAGEVVADGAVVTSAGTLLPRDAQLTVVAPPPYVSRGGQKLAGALAAFPIDPAGRVCADVGASTGGFTDVLLQRGAAKVYAIDVGYGQLAPTLRADPRVVVLERTNARALHALPEPVSLVTIDVSFISLTKILPAVRHWLAPTADIIALVKPQFEVGPRQVGKGGVVRDPQARAGAVVAVAEAARSLGLRVRGVCPSPLPGPAGNRELFLWLATPEAPELPAVPEAARRAAEREEAVIA, encoded by the coding sequence GTGAGCGCAGGGGCGACCCGAGCGCGCAAGGAGCGGGAACGTGTCGACCGCCTGCTTGTTGCGCGCGGGCTTGCGCCGACGCGCGAGAAGGCGCAGGCGCTGATCCTTGCGGGAGAGGTAGTGGCGGACGGCGCGGTTGTCACCAGCGCCGGGACGCTCCTGCCGCGCGATGCTCAGCTGACGGTGGTGGCGCCGCCCCCGTATGTGAGCCGTGGCGGCCAGAAGCTGGCGGGGGCGCTGGCCGCGTTCCCGATTGATCCTGCGGGGCGGGTCTGCGCCGATGTCGGCGCCTCCACCGGCGGCTTCACCGACGTGCTCCTCCAGCGCGGCGCCGCTAAGGTGTATGCGATCGATGTCGGTTACGGGCAGCTTGCTCCGACGCTTCGCGCTGACCCGCGGGTCGTTGTGCTCGAGCGGACGAACGCCCGCGCTCTGCATGCCTTGCCGGAGCCGGTCTCGCTCGTCACGATCGATGTCTCGTTCATCTCGCTGACCAAGATCCTGCCCGCGGTGCGCCACTGGCTTGCGCCGACGGCTGACATCATCGCGCTGGTCAAACCGCAGTTCGAAGTAGGGCCGCGTCAGGTGGGGAAGGGTGGGGTCGTGCGCGATCCGCAAGCGCGCGCAGGGGCGGTGGTTGCTGTGGCGGAGGCGGCGCGGTCGCTCGGACTGCGGGTGCGCGGGGTCTGCCCTTCCCCGCTGCCGGGGCCGGCAGGCAATCGCGAACTGTTTCTCTGGCTGGCAACCCCAGAAGCGCCAGAGCTTCCCGCGGTGCCGGAGGCGGCGCGCCGGGCGGCAGAGCGGGAGGAGGCGGTGATCGCGTGA
- a CDS encoding NUDIX hydrolase, producing MSRERLVEATTVHQGKLLSVRVETVALPNGARVGREIVVHPGAVVMAPVDEAGRLVLVRQYRRAADRELLEFPAGTLQPGEVPEAAVARELAEEIGRAAGRVERLGAFYAAPGYSTELLHCFLCQDLRAVDAAPEADEAIEVVPVPLHDLLARVRRGEIEDAKTLAALMLALPRLQGNSE from the coding sequence GTGAGCCGCGAGCGTCTCGTCGAAGCGACGACCGTCCACCAAGGCAAGCTGCTCTCTGTGCGCGTGGAAACGGTGGCGCTCCCGAATGGCGCGCGCGTCGGGCGCGAGATCGTTGTCCATCCCGGCGCCGTCGTGATGGCGCCGGTTGACGAGGCAGGGCGGCTGGTGCTTGTCCGCCAGTACCGCCGCGCTGCCGACCGCGAATTGCTGGAGTTCCCCGCCGGCACGCTTCAGCCGGGGGAGGTGCCGGAGGCGGCCGTTGCGCGCGAGCTTGCCGAGGAGATCGGGCGGGCGGCCGGCCGCGTCGAACGGCTGGGCGCGTTCTATGCTGCGCCCGGCTACTCGACAGAACTGCTGCATTGCTTCCTGTGCCAAGATCTGCGTGCGGTGGATGCTGCGCCGGAGGCTGACGAGGCGATCGAGGTGGTTCCCGTGCCCCTGCACGATCTCCTCGCCCGCGTTCGGCGAGGCGAGATCGAGGATGCCAAGACGCTCGCCGCACTGATGCTGGCGCTGCCGCGTCTTCAGGGCAACTCTGAGTAG
- a CDS encoding chromate resistance protein, with protein sequence MPVIVSHYSPDLDSITATWIVRRFGGMADAQFAFVPAGSTLGGAPVDSDPEVIHVDTGFGRFDHHQPEAADPAVCAARLAAEAYAPADRALQRLVAWVVEVDNGREPPEQALHPFGVTALIHGLNRLSGDPSWVMETMLPLLDAWYRAAQDHVAAEEEIEQATWFETPWGPGVALSERRASAQQLAYARGAVLYLARTPEGWHRFTAPAWSTVDLSETAALLRAREPDVDWYLHPSHKLLLNGSRKAPPRALSRLTLDDLIAIVRLPAEAKT encoded by the coding sequence GTGCCGGTTATTGTCTCGCACTACTCCCCCGATCTCGACAGCATCACGGCGACATGGATCGTCCGTCGCTTCGGGGGGATGGCAGATGCGCAGTTCGCCTTTGTGCCGGCGGGGTCAACCCTTGGCGGCGCGCCGGTCGACTCCGACCCGGAGGTGATCCACGTCGATACGGGGTTTGGCCGCTTCGACCATCATCAGCCGGAGGCGGCTGACCCCGCTGTCTGCGCTGCGCGCCTCGCTGCGGAGGCGTACGCGCCGGCAGACCGCGCCCTCCAGCGCCTCGTCGCGTGGGTGGTGGAAGTCGACAATGGCCGCGAGCCCCCGGAGCAGGCGCTGCATCCCTTCGGTGTGACCGCGCTCATTCACGGCCTGAATCGGCTGAGCGGCGACCCGTCTTGGGTCATGGAGACGATGCTGCCGCTCCTCGACGCCTGGTACCGCGCTGCCCAAGACCACGTCGCCGCTGAAGAAGAGATCGAGCAGGCGACCTGGTTCGAGACCCCCTGGGGCCCTGGTGTGGCGCTGAGCGAGCGCCGCGCGAGCGCGCAGCAGCTCGCTTACGCCCGCGGGGCAGTGCTCTATCTCGCGCGAACACCCGAGGGATGGCACCGCTTCACGGCGCCGGCGTGGTCGACGGTGGACCTCAGCGAGACGGCGGCGCTGCTGCGCGCTCGAGAGCCGGATGTCGATTGGTATCTCCATCCGAGCCATAAGCTCTTGCTGAATGGAAGCCGCAAAGCGCCGCCACGCGCGCTCTCCCGGCTAACGTTGGACGATCTCATCGCGATAGTGCGTCTGCCGGCGGAGGCCAAAACGTGA
- a CDS encoding NAD(+)/NADH kinase: MSRIGLVYQPRTPAALELAEQTRLRLEREGHHVWKASAWAEEEVLAQLRDTALLITFGGDGTVLRIGRLSAPFEVPILTVNFGRLGFLTEVPPSEIENALEAYFGGRFWLERRILLEAQILPPAGRDAAPWDEHYHRRFSALNEVVVSRGGAARVIRLLIAIDDAPYTTYIADGAIFATPTGSTAYALAAGGAILDPSLETLMITPIAAHLGLQHSVVLPGDSTVTVEVRSDHGAYLSVDGQHDVLLQDGDRVRVARAEARASLVRLGPRSAFYAQLGERLTRRFLEPRDDHAR, encoded by the coding sequence GTGAGCCGGATTGGGCTGGTCTATCAGCCGCGCACGCCGGCCGCCCTCGAGCTTGCCGAGCAGACGCGGCTGCGGCTGGAGCGCGAGGGCCACCATGTCTGGAAGGCGTCAGCGTGGGCAGAAGAGGAAGTGCTGGCCCAGCTGCGCGACACCGCGCTGCTGATCACCTTTGGGGGCGACGGGACAGTGCTGCGCATCGGCCGCCTCTCGGCGCCATTTGAGGTGCCGATCTTGACGGTCAACTTCGGGCGGCTCGGCTTTTTGACCGAAGTTCCGCCGAGCGAGATCGAGAACGCGCTTGAGGCGTATTTCGGCGGGCGGTTCTGGCTCGAACGCCGTATCCTCCTCGAAGCCCAGATCTTGCCGCCCGCCGGGCGCGATGCGGCGCCGTGGGACGAGCATTATCACCGCCGCTTCTCGGCGTTGAACGAAGTCGTTGTCTCGCGCGGGGGGGCGGCGCGGGTGATCCGGCTTTTGATCGCCATCGACGATGCCCCCTACACGACGTACATCGCCGACGGCGCAATTTTTGCCACGCCAACCGGCAGCACTGCGTACGCCCTCGCTGCCGGCGGCGCGATCCTCGATCCCTCGCTCGAGACGTTGATGATCACCCCGATCGCGGCACATCTCGGCCTGCAGCATTCGGTGGTCCTGCCCGGCGACAGCACCGTCACGGTCGAGGTGCGCAGCGACCACGGCGCGTATCTGTCGGTCGACGGCCAGCACGATGTCTTGCTCCAAGATGGCGACCGCGTCCGAGTAGCGCGCGCTGAAGCGCGGGCTTCGCTCGTCCGCCTTGGGCCGCGGTCGGCGTTCTATGCCCAGTTGGGGGAGCGGCTGACGCGTCGCTTTCTTGAGCCACGGGATGACCATGCTCGTTGA
- the recN gene encoding DNA repair protein RecN, with protein MTMLVELEIRDFAIVERLRVPFQPGLNVLTGETGAGKSIIIDALSAALGARMGPDVIRAGQAAARVDAVFDLSGLERSVRDRLMTVLAELGLEAEEDVLVLSREVQAAGRSLGRVGGRLTPVSTLQRIGELLVDIHGQGDHISLFRPATQLDLLDRYAGVGELRAEVAAAVARLRAILRERAALLADEREIARRIDLLRFQVEEIASAALRPNEDDELEAEHRVLASAEKLEKLAGAAYDALDRAGEALSNALADLRHAAAIDRAAQPLEEAAIHAAEALDDLARQVRLYQERVEADPARLAAVEERLRLLMDLRRKYGPTVRDILDFGTRAAAELAELERRTERRDELGAEEARERERLSCVAQELSARRHEAADRLAREVEAELASLGLRQARFAVELRRLPDPEGIVVEGAAVAYDESGVDRIQFLLSANPGSPLRPLDRVASGGETARIMLGLKSVLGRLDRVPTLIFDEVDVGIGGRTGRVVGQKLWGLTRGHQVICITHLPQVASFADHHLSIVKLTDDGRTGVRVEALDPAGRKRELAQMLGGVAAAIQNAEELLERAEEWKRAQTVRT; from the coding sequence ATGACCATGCTCGTTGAGCTAGAGATTCGTGATTTCGCCATCGTCGAGCGGCTGCGGGTGCCGTTTCAACCGGGACTGAACGTGCTGACCGGCGAGACGGGCGCCGGCAAAAGCATCATCATCGATGCGCTCAGCGCGGCGTTGGGCGCGCGCATGGGACCGGATGTCATCCGGGCTGGCCAAGCGGCGGCGCGCGTCGATGCCGTCTTCGATCTCAGCGGTCTCGAGCGGAGCGTGCGCGATCGGCTGATGACGGTGCTCGCGGAGCTCGGCCTCGAGGCTGAAGAAGATGTGCTCGTCCTCAGCCGCGAGGTGCAGGCCGCCGGCCGCTCGCTTGGCCGAGTCGGCGGTCGGCTGACGCCGGTCAGCACTCTCCAGCGGATCGGTGAGCTGCTGGTCGATATCCACGGGCAGGGCGACCACATCTCGCTCTTCCGGCCGGCCACGCAGCTCGATCTTCTGGACCGCTATGCCGGCGTCGGGGAGCTTCGCGCCGAGGTTGCGGCCGCGGTCGCTCGGCTGCGCGCGATCCTGCGCGAGCGCGCCGCCCTGCTCGCCGATGAGCGGGAGATCGCCCGGCGGATCGACCTCCTGCGCTTCCAAGTCGAAGAGATCGCGAGCGCGGCGCTCCGCCCGAACGAAGACGATGAACTCGAAGCTGAGCATCGGGTCCTCGCTTCGGCCGAGAAACTCGAGAAGCTTGCCGGCGCTGCCTACGATGCCCTCGACCGAGCAGGTGAGGCGCTCTCAAACGCGCTCGCCGACCTGCGGCACGCCGCCGCGATCGATCGGGCAGCGCAGCCGCTCGAAGAAGCCGCAATCCACGCTGCCGAAGCGCTCGACGATCTCGCCCGTCAGGTCCGCCTCTATCAGGAGCGCGTTGAGGCGGACCCGGCGCGGCTCGCGGCGGTTGAGGAGCGCCTGCGGCTGCTGATGGACCTGCGGCGGAAGTACGGACCGACCGTTCGCGACATTCTCGACTTTGGGACCCGCGCTGCCGCCGAACTGGCCGAACTCGAGCGCCGGACAGAGCGGAGGGATGAACTCGGAGCGGAGGAGGCGCGCGAACGCGAGCGGCTCAGCTGCGTCGCGCAGGAATTGTCGGCTCGCCGCCACGAGGCCGCCGACCGTCTCGCTCGGGAGGTGGAAGCAGAGCTGGCCAGCCTCGGCCTGCGGCAAGCGCGCTTCGCTGTCGAACTGCGCCGTCTGCCTGACCCCGAGGGGATTGTGGTCGAGGGCGCGGCCGTCGCTTACGACGAGAGCGGGGTCGACCGGATACAATTCCTGCTCTCGGCAAACCCGGGCAGCCCGCTTCGACCGCTCGACCGGGTTGCCAGCGGGGGAGAGACGGCGCGCATTATGCTGGGGCTGAAATCGGTGCTGGGCCGCCTTGACCGCGTGCCGACCCTGATCTTCGACGAGGTCGATGTCGGCATCGGCGGGCGTACCGGTCGGGTTGTGGGGCAGAAGCTGTGGGGGCTGACCCGCGGCCATCAGGTGATTTGCATCACCCATCTGCCGCAAGTCGCCAGCTTTGCCGACCACCATCTTTCCATCGTAAAGTTGACGGACGACGGCCGAACAGGAGTGCGGGTCGAGGCGCTTGACCCTGCCGGGCGCAAACGGGAACTGGCGCAGATGCTCGGCGGCGTCGCGGCCGCGATCCAGAACGCCGAGGAATTGTTGGAGCGCGCCGAAGAGTGGAAGCGCGCGCAGACGGTGCGAACGTGA